The Leptospirales bacterium genome has a window encoding:
- a CDS encoding chemotaxis protein CheW, whose product MAELASTFRRETLEILQRAEEAILSLEGGESAESIREIFRIVHTVKGNAGLFELPELVSAAHHLEDALAALRKHPQSCTPAWIDAMLQGVDVLRTLLTEAPPDSESRVAALRQTLQHLLADAGAAVEACETEPEEKTASHKNRTPLRLSAPTGAMLRAREENKSLHLLLFDAVQQRLANLSDLAKMFAALRDEGTLLEGGVLWERVPALNGRGASLPCFMFLLSEEAPASICRRSGIRAAQLKTLFRAQSILDTKQETPAAESSASAAVATKVESPEAAAAGRVMPATEAEGQKADNLRVSLGLIDEIINLTGETVIARNDLLQRVEKHGNQDLLSAARKISRLITSMQERIMRTRLQQLDLAFRRLPRIVHDACRATAKKAELVIEGGETELDKTLIDAILDPLTHCVRNSVDHGIESPEERRRAGKPEAGLIRVSAAMSGGSVVITVRDDGRGLDLEAIRATAVRRGVMSDAEARAADEERLRECLFMPGFSTRDSVSETSGRGVGMDVVRSRVEAAGGSVELSSEAGRGMELAIHLPQTLAIITCLLVRQAGTRFAIPEKHIEEMLTFDDAQAAMVRDRTVYNLRGRMLPYVDLSEILNGEAGAHSGGYMVVLKTDRVRFGLRVDEVINPEEFVVRRLSDYFQNIRLYSGAGVMGDGEAILILDTAGIARSARLKSNLAETMDRREDGAAGASNRSFLLFRVGDQRLALDFADFPRLRRLAPGDLKEFLGRESVLQDERLVPALRLEQIRELGIQRSAEAAGRYAVFLGRAGEEAALLVDEVINVAAQAIVWEAERAGAGVVRNRALVDGYSVGLLDAAALLKASVRAGKVERQEAIA is encoded by the coding sequence ATGGCGGAACTGGCCTCGACCTTCCGCCGCGAGACGCTGGAGATCCTGCAGCGCGCCGAGGAGGCGATCCTGTCGCTGGAGGGCGGCGAATCGGCGGAAAGCATTCGCGAAATCTTTCGTATTGTACATACGGTCAAGGGTAACGCCGGCCTCTTCGAGCTGCCGGAGCTGGTTTCTGCGGCGCATCACCTGGAAGACGCATTGGCAGCGCTGCGTAAACATCCGCAGAGTTGCACTCCAGCCTGGATCGATGCGATGCTACAAGGCGTAGATGTGCTGCGAACGCTCTTAACCGAAGCGCCGCCAGATTCAGAGAGCCGGGTTGCGGCGCTGCGCCAGACGCTACAGCATCTGCTGGCCGACGCCGGGGCTGCCGTCGAAGCCTGCGAGACGGAACCTGAAGAAAAGACTGCATCACATAAGAATCGTACGCCTTTGCGCCTCAGCGCGCCTACAGGCGCCATGCTCCGCGCTCGCGAAGAGAACAAGTCTTTGCATCTCTTGCTGTTTGATGCCGTGCAACAACGTCTGGCCAATCTCTCTGATCTGGCAAAAATGTTTGCCGCACTGCGCGATGAGGGGACCTTGCTGGAGGGCGGCGTGTTGTGGGAGCGCGTGCCGGCGTTGAATGGACGCGGCGCCAGCCTGCCCTGTTTCATGTTTCTGCTCAGCGAGGAGGCCCCGGCCTCCATTTGTCGACGCAGCGGCATTCGCGCGGCCCAGCTGAAGACGCTCTTTCGCGCGCAATCCATCCTGGATACAAAGCAAGAGACGCCCGCGGCAGAGTCCAGCGCCAGCGCCGCGGTCGCCACTAAGGTCGAATCGCCAGAAGCAGCGGCTGCAGGTCGCGTTATGCCCGCAACCGAAGCGGAGGGGCAAAAAGCCGACAACCTTCGCGTTTCCCTGGGCCTGATCGATGAGATCATCAATCTTACCGGCGAAACAGTCATTGCCCGCAATGACCTGCTGCAGCGTGTAGAAAAGCACGGAAACCAGGATCTGCTCTCAGCGGCGCGCAAAATCAGCCGCCTGATCACCAGTATGCAAGAGCGCATCATGCGCACGCGCCTGCAGCAGCTGGATCTGGCCTTTCGACGGTTGCCGCGCATTGTTCATGACGCTTGCCGCGCAACCGCCAAGAAAGCGGAACTGGTGATCGAAGGCGGCGAGACCGAGCTGGATAAGACGCTGATCGACGCTATCCTGGATCCGCTGACCCATTGCGTGCGCAATTCCGTGGATCACGGCATCGAAAGTCCGGAGGAACGCCGGCGCGCCGGCAAGCCAGAAGCTGGCCTGATTCGCGTCAGCGCCGCCATGAGCGGCGGCAGCGTGGTCATCACCGTTCGCGACGACGGTCGCGGCCTTGATCTGGAAGCGATTCGCGCTACTGCGGTTCGTCGCGGGGTGATGAGCGACGCCGAAGCCCGCGCCGCCGATGAGGAGCGCTTGCGCGAATGCCTGTTCATGCCCGGCTTCAGTACGCGCGATTCAGTTTCCGAAACCAGCGGGCGCGGCGTCGGTATGGATGTGGTGCGCAGTCGCGTGGAGGCCGCGGGCGGAAGCGTCGAATTGAGCAGCGAGGCCGGACGCGGAATGGAGCTGGCTATCCATCTGCCGCAGACCCTGGCGATCATTACCTGTTTGCTGGTACGACAGGCTGGAACGCGCTTTGCGATTCCGGAAAAGCATATTGAAGAGATGCTTACCTTTGACGATGCGCAGGCGGCCATGGTCCGCGATCGCACTGTTTACAATCTGCGTGGTCGCATGCTGCCCTATGTCGACCTTTCTGAAATTCTCAACGGCGAGGCGGGGGCGCACAGCGGCGGCTACATGGTCGTACTCAAGACCGATCGCGTGCGCTTTGGCTTGCGCGTGGATGAGGTGATCAACCCGGAGGAATTCGTTGTACGCAGATTGTCCGACTATTTCCAGAACATTCGGCTTTACTCCGGCGCCGGCGTGATGGGCGACGGCGAGGCGATATTGATTCTGGATACCGCCGGCATCGCCAGATCGGCGCGCCTGAAATCCAATCTGGCCGAGACCATGGATCGGCGCGAGGATGGAGCAGCAGGCGCCAGCAACCGCAGCTTCCTGCTGTTCCGCGTGGGCGATCAGCGCCTGGCGCTTGACTTTGCCGATTTCCCGCGGCTGCGTCGCCTCGCGCCAGGCGATCTCAAGGAGTTTCTGGGCCGCGAGTCCGTCCTGCAAGATGAGCGCCTGGTGCCGGCGCTGCGTCTGGAGCAGATCCGCGAACTGGGCATCCAGCGCAGCGCCGAAGCCGCCGGACGGTATGCAGTATTTCTGGGCCGCGCCGGCGAGGAGGCCGCGCTCTTGGTCGACGAAGTGATCAATGTGGCGGCGCAGGCAATTGTCTGGGAAGCGGAACGCGCCGGCGCCGGCGTGGTGCGCAATCGCGCCCTGGTGGACGGATACAGCGTGGGACTGCTGGATGCCGCGGCCTTGCTCAAGGCCAGCGTGCGCGCCGGCAAAGTTGAGCGGCAAGAGGCAATTGCATGA
- a CDS encoding chemotaxis protein CheW has product MKRLEVLNFRHSNRIYAVPLLQCREVSRGVRINQVPRAPGYVAGIANIRGDVVTVIDVTALLTGNDERRYESEADGLIVLRSAEATVALLADEALDVMSVDEAELDTAPSQFEETGAAYLAAAFRWKGDVALVLRPEALLDARNAVNERESRRALQGGVA; this is encoded by the coding sequence ATGAAACGATTGGAGGTGCTCAACTTTCGTCATTCGAATCGAATTTACGCCGTCCCGCTGTTGCAGTGTCGCGAAGTCAGCCGCGGTGTGCGCATCAATCAGGTGCCGCGCGCGCCCGGTTATGTGGCCGGCATCGCCAATATTCGCGGCGACGTGGTGACGGTCATCGATGTGACCGCTTTGCTTACGGGCAATGATGAGCGGCGTTACGAAAGCGAGGCAGATGGCCTGATCGTTCTTCGCTCCGCGGAGGCTACGGTGGCATTGCTGGCCGACGAAGCGCTGGACGTCATGTCGGTGGATGAAGCCGAACTGGATACTGCTCCTTCGCAGTTTGAAGAAACCGGCGCCGCCTATCTGGCCGCAGCCTTTCGCTGGAAAGGCGATGTCGCGCTGGTACTGCGGCCAGAAGCCTTGCTGGATGCGCGCAACGCCGTGAATGAACGGGAATCGAGACGGGCGCTGCAAGGCGGCGTCGCATGA
- the cheB gene encoding chemotaxis-specific protein-glutamate methyltransferase CheB, whose protein sequence is MIAPTAVHPVGQQQGARKRVLIVDDSTLYRQALRSVISADPDYEVVSTAGNGKLALPRLRYYKPDFVILDQEMPELTGLELLDIIRRDYPSTRVLMFSAHTIEGSKTAIEALHRGAHDFIAKPEGLVAGAIQEFVDRKILQRLRALSPTTPAAASGRQQRTLRLDHEGPSLAGFRARAVCIAASTGGPIALRALLMALDRRLNGPIFLVQHMPPLFTRELALSLARFSGREIVEAEHGMAAQADVCYVAAGGKHMVVRDGADGLTIELNMAPPELSCRPSANILFRSLAASSVAKSCLAVVLTGMGEDGADGVGALVEVGGRCITQSEESCTVYGMPQAVDAAGWSSLSARPEDLGKKIVELMGGEP, encoded by the coding sequence ATGATTGCGCCTACTGCCGTGCATCCGGTCGGGCAACAGCAGGGCGCCAGAAAGCGCGTGCTGATTGTAGATGATTCGACGCTCTATCGCCAGGCGTTGCGCAGCGTCATCAGCGCCGATCCCGACTACGAAGTCGTCTCGACGGCTGGCAATGGCAAACTGGCCTTGCCGCGACTGCGCTACTATAAGCCAGATTTTGTAATACTTGATCAAGAAATGCCGGAGCTGACTGGCCTGGAGCTGCTCGATATCATTCGCCGCGACTATCCCTCAACCCGCGTGCTGATGTTCAGCGCCCACACGATCGAGGGATCAAAGACTGCCATTGAGGCCTTGCACCGCGGCGCGCACGATTTCATTGCCAAGCCGGAGGGGCTGGTGGCCGGCGCGATTCAGGAATTCGTCGATCGAAAGATCCTGCAACGCCTGCGCGCCCTTTCGCCGACAACGCCCGCTGCTGCCAGCGGCAGGCAGCAGCGCACCTTGCGTCTGGATCACGAGGGCCCTTCGCTTGCAGGCTTTCGGGCTCGGGCTGTCTGCATCGCTGCCTCCACCGGCGGCCCCATTGCGTTGCGCGCCTTGCTGATGGCACTCGACCGGCGGCTGAACGGTCCGATCTTTCTGGTTCAGCACATGCCGCCGCTCTTCACTCGCGAACTGGCGCTGAGCCTGGCTCGCTTCAGCGGGCGTGAGATCGTCGAGGCCGAGCACGGCATGGCGGCGCAGGCGGACGTTTGCTATGTGGCTGCCGGCGGCAAACACATGGTAGTCCGCGACGGCGCCGATGGCCTGACCATAGAACTCAATATGGCGCCGCCGGAACTCAGCTGCCGTCCCTCCGCCAACATTCTGTTCCGTTCGCTGGCCGCAAGTTCGGTTGCTAAGAGTTGCCTGGCAGTTGTCCTGACCGGCATGGGCGAAGATGGCGCCGACGGCGTCGGCGCGCTGGTTGAGGTTGGCGGTCGCTGCATCACCCAGAGCGAGGAAAGTTGCACGGTGTATGGCATGCCGCAAGCGGTCGACGCCGCCGGATGGAGCAGCTTAAGCGCCAGGCCAGAGGATCTGGGAAAGAAGATTGTCGAACTGATGGGCGGCGAGCCATGA
- a CDS encoding response regulator — protein sequence MKQRTSVGTVKSRGKVLAVDDSETMRMMVRQTLEYGGYQATVAPDGAQALQIFDQDNFDLVITDINMPGMDGLTLVRELRKRNQDVPILTLTTESEEALKRQGAEAGANGWIVKPLIPAQLLDLLGQILDRN from the coding sequence ATGAAGCAGAGAACAAGCGTCGGGACGGTCAAAAGCAGGGGCAAAGTGCTGGCCGTTGACGATTCGGAAACGATGCGCATGATGGTTCGCCAGACTCTGGAGTATGGCGGATATCAGGCGACCGTAGCGCCGGATGGCGCACAGGCGCTGCAGATCTTCGATCAAGATAACTTCGATCTGGTAATCACAGATATCAACATGCCCGGCATGGATGGCCTGACCCTGGTGCGCGAGTTGCGAAAGCGAAATCAGGACGTCCCGATTCTGACTCTGACCACGGAGTCGGAGGAAGCGCTCAAACGTCAGGGCGCGGAGGCCGGCGCCAACGGCTGGATCGTCAAGCCGCTGATCCCGGCGCAGTTGCTTGATCTGCTTGGACAGATTCTGGATCGGAACTGA
- a CDS encoding serine hydrolase, with product MSPAQLPFCRRRFVTALCAGLCLLSGARIEAQTISAPSDWMQRATPLIQSVLQRRHVAGMQLAFFDHRGIVDRSFGFSDVDGSLALNEQMQFAAGELVRPIVALAALEELQRGAKERPADLLRRPLEEIPDLPRFVGEGAAAVTFASLFNYSSGLPPSRAGLIFPASSADDRRPLAERLQLASLPQTRIAWGPEGFAWLGEWLRLRQSLPSAALALQRFARLRRGEDFCFERNGCRHPLVSGLEFEGRRFFQTPQPEYQDGAAWQFYTSARAYASFLQSLLLAARRQPDGPEATLLAARFSYDPLLGGAAAGMRYMRPAYAVAGDQPADPQRAVALRAEQDIVYVAEHRQPGYCALAFVDAQGRGAVALANADDPDALREVVRYLWRRLGILQAPPEAASVPESSRALNGLYWPRDTLPPGRKLWRFLNEIRVQRDRQGLEFASVFQKNTAAHLQWLGLGDLYIARGEADMEGWRALVRRDAAGDVIGIDTDLVRYERRWPLFSAWSIIIGVGLVPVLPILFLIVYFVFRKKAPGKGAA from the coding sequence ATGAGTCCAGCACAGCTGCCGTTTTGCCGGCGCAGATTTGTGACGGCCCTTTGCGCCGGGCTTTGCCTGCTGTCCGGCGCCAGAATCGAGGCCCAAACAATCTCCGCTCCGTCCGACTGGATGCAGCGCGCCACGCCACTGATTCAATCGGTACTGCAGCGCCGCCATGTGGCCGGAATGCAGCTGGCCTTCTTTGACCATCGCGGAATCGTCGATCGCTCTTTTGGCTTCAGTGATGTGGACGGCAGTCTGGCATTGAACGAGCAGATGCAATTTGCTGCCGGCGAGTTGGTCCGCCCCATTGTCGCCCTGGCGGCGCTGGAGGAACTGCAGCGTGGCGCGAAAGAGCGGCCGGCCGATCTGTTGCGCAGGCCTCTTGAAGAAATCCCGGATCTTCCGCGTTTTGTCGGCGAGGGCGCCGCCGCCGTTACCTTTGCGTCTTTGTTCAATTACAGCAGCGGTTTACCCCCCTCCAGAGCTGGCTTGATCTTTCCTGCTTCTTCCGCCGATGATCGTCGGCCGCTTGCTGAACGCCTGCAACTTGCCTCGCTGCCACAAACGCGCATCGCCTGGGGTCCCGAAGGTTTTGCCTGGCTTGGCGAATGGCTGCGGCTGCGTCAGTCGCTGCCCTCCGCTGCATTGGCCCTGCAACGCTTCGCTCGTTTGCGCCGCGGTGAGGATTTCTGTTTTGAACGAAACGGCTGCCGCCATCCGCTGGTCAGCGGACTGGAATTTGAAGGAAGACGATTTTTCCAGACGCCACAGCCCGAGTATCAGGATGGCGCAGCCTGGCAGTTTTACACCAGCGCCAGGGCGTACGCCTCCTTTCTTCAGTCTCTGTTGCTGGCGGCGCGTCGCCAGCCAGACGGTCCGGAAGCGACGCTGCTTGCTGCGCGCTTCAGTTACGATCCGCTGCTAGGCGGAGCGGCGGCTGGAATGCGCTACATGAGGCCGGCTTATGCCGTCGCCGGCGATCAGCCGGCGGATCCGCAACGTGCTGTGGCATTGCGCGCCGAGCAGGACATCGTCTATGTCGCCGAACATCGCCAGCCCGGCTACTGTGCTCTGGCTTTTGTCGACGCACAGGGTCGCGGGGCTGTAGCCCTGGCCAATGCCGATGATCCCGATGCGCTGCGCGAAGTTGTCCGCTATCTCTGGCGTCGGCTGGGCATTCTGCAGGCGCCGCCGGAGGCGGCCAGCGTGCCGGAAAGTTCGCGGGCCTTGAACGGACTCTACTGGCCTCGCGATACGCTGCCGCCGGGGCGAAAGCTATGGCGGTTCTTGAACGAGATTCGGGTGCAGCGCGACCGCCAGGGATTGGAGTTTGCCAGCGTCTTTCAGAAGAATACGGCGGCGCATTTGCAGTGGCTTGGCCTCGGAGACCTTTATATAGCGCGCGGCGAGGCGGATATGGAGGGCTGGCGGGCCCTGGTCCGACGCGACGCCGCCGGCGATGTCATAGGCATTGATACCGACCTGGTGCGTTATGAGCGACGCTGGCCGCTGTTCTCCGCCTGGTCGATCATCATTGGCGTCGGCCTTGTGCCGGTGTTACCGATCCTATTTCTCATCGTCTACTTTGTATTCCGTAAAAAAGCGCCAGGCAAGGGAGCAGCATAA
- a CDS encoding NAD(P)/FAD-dependent oxidoreductase: MDSNKRVLIVGGGFAGINAARNLGNLKGVHVTIIDRRNHHLFQPLLYQVAMAALSPADIATPIRAVLSGCRNVDVLLGNVTGIDLQRRIARTSFADIPYDYLILACGANQSYFGHSEWEESAPGLKSLEEATEIRRRMLIAYELAERERNPAVQKEYLTFIIVGGGPTGVELAGAIGEISRYTITRDFRHVDPRQTRVILIEGGPRILPTFDPELSARARRGLEKLGVTVWTGSVVSDVRPDGVRVGKEFVNARTVLWAAGVAPAEINQGLKLELDRAGRIMVEADLSVKGHPEVFVLGDQCNFSHGLERPLPGLAPVAIQMGRFSARQIAADLKGKPRKNFHYVDKGTMATIGRADAVVSAGPLKLSGFLAWLGWLFVHIFFLIGFRNRVSVFLQWAYSYLSLSRGARLITSRHWRSDKRFDLAQRYAEIFEEKMAEIRGSGGLRKSGSRKK, encoded by the coding sequence ATGGATAGCAACAAACGAGTGTTGATCGTCGGCGGCGGCTTTGCCGGCATCAATGCCGCACGCAATCTGGGCAATCTGAAGGGAGTACATGTGACGATCATTGATCGACGCAACCACCATCTCTTTCAGCCCTTGCTCTACCAGGTGGCCATGGCGGCGCTCAGTCCCGCGGACATTGCGACGCCGATACGCGCCGTGCTTTCCGGTTGCCGCAACGTCGATGTACTGCTTGGCAATGTTACCGGGATAGACTTGCAACGTCGTATTGCACGCACCAGCTTTGCGGATATCCCTTACGACTATTTGATTCTGGCCTGCGGCGCCAACCAGAGCTATTTTGGACATTCGGAGTGGGAGGAGTCGGCGCCAGGATTGAAGTCGCTGGAAGAAGCGACGGAGATTCGTCGCCGAATGTTGATCGCCTATGAACTGGCGGAACGCGAACGAAATCCAGCCGTCCAGAAGGAGTACCTCACCTTCATCATCGTCGGCGGTGGTCCTACCGGCGTCGAGCTGGCCGGCGCCATCGGCGAGATTTCACGCTATACGATTACGCGCGATTTTCGTCACGTCGATCCGCGGCAGACGCGCGTTATCTTGATCGAAGGCGGCCCGCGCATTCTGCCCACTTTCGATCCCGAGCTGTCGGCGCGCGCCAGACGCGGTCTGGAAAAACTGGGCGTAACCGTCTGGACCGGCAGCGTGGTCAGCGATGTGCGGCCGGACGGAGTGCGCGTCGGCAAGGAGTTCGTCAATGCCCGCACCGTGCTGTGGGCGGCGGGCGTTGCGCCGGCGGAAATCAATCAAGGCCTCAAGCTCGAACTCGATCGCGCCGGTCGCATCATGGTCGAAGCGGACCTCTCAGTGAAAGGACATCCAGAGGTATTTGTGCTTGGCGATCAGTGCAATTTCAGTCACGGTCTGGAACGACCGCTGCCCGGCCTGGCGCCCGTAGCCATCCAGATGGGTCGTTTCAGCGCGCGTCAGATTGCCGCCGATCTCAAGGGCAAACCCAGAAAGAACTTTCACTATGTGGACAAAGGAACGATGGCCACAATCGGACGCGCCGATGCCGTGGTCAGCGCCGGCCCGCTGAAGTTGAGCGGCTTTCTGGCCTGGCTTGGCTGGCTTTTTGTACACATCTTCTTTTTGATTGGCTTTCGCAATCGGGTCTCGGTTTTTTTGCAGTGGGCCTACTCCTATCTGTCGCTTTCGCGCGGCGCCCGCCTGATAACCAGTCGCCACTGGCGTTCGGATAAGCGCTTTGATCTGGCGCAGCGCTACGCTGAAATTTTTGAAGAGAAGATGGCCGAGATCCGCGGCAGCGGAGGCTTACGCAAGAGCGGCAGCCGAAAAAAGTAA
- a CDS encoding acyltransferase: MSRYATDLLRVVAVSFIVYNHASWNVYTNVGTGWEDPFSLVVAAINQLGKPSVLFFLFLSGLAFGAHPQFGGDSAAPFSTRSFYWNRALRIAPPYLLASLIGFFLGQSRHGFFSGLLDGANMYHLYFVALLLYLYALYPLLRRISFRPWKAALFAAPILLIHPLTAFADLGRHPLLSVTPQELHSAFGEWSGMLHASGGGALATWLIYFAYALPFFQFGIWTGQAGENRQSDSEDRRRRFQISSMLWLAAFCVVFFDFYTGVHAGEHPDPAGRVWRICVAIYALVLIEWMRSLPQQASHPLLKRLSRSSFLVYLFHPFIILALQDLEYKIQIPLVLGLSWGAGLALNWLASLHPLSGALFGEGDRQLAPASTMSPAIRKIGG, from the coding sequence ATGAGCCGATATGCCACAGACCTGCTGCGCGTGGTCGCCGTCAGCTTCATCGTCTACAACCACGCCTCCTGGAATGTCTATACCAACGTCGGCACCGGCTGGGAGGACCCCTTTTCGCTGGTGGTGGCAGCCATCAATCAGCTGGGCAAGCCCTCGGTCCTCTTTTTCCTGTTTCTTTCCGGTCTGGCCTTTGGCGCCCACCCGCAGTTTGGCGGCGATAGCGCCGCGCCGTTTTCAACACGATCCTTCTATTGGAACAGGGCGCTGCGCATAGCCCCGCCCTACTTGCTGGCCTCGCTGATTGGATTTTTTCTGGGGCAGTCCCGCCATGGATTTTTCAGCGGACTGCTGGACGGGGCCAACATGTACCATCTCTACTTTGTTGCCCTGCTGCTCTATCTGTATGCGCTGTATCCGCTGCTGCGGCGCATCAGCTTCCGTCCCTGGAAGGCCGCGCTCTTTGCCGCGCCCATCCTGTTGATTCATCCGCTTACGGCCTTTGCCGATCTTGGCCGCCACCCGCTGCTCTCGGTGACGCCACAAGAGCTGCATAGCGCCTTTGGCGAATGGAGCGGCATGTTGCACGCCAGCGGCGGCGGCGCCCTTGCAACCTGGCTGATCTACTTTGCCTACGCCCTGCCCTTCTTTCAATTTGGCATCTGGACCGGTCAGGCTGGAGAGAATCGTCAAAGCGATTCGGAAGATCGTCGCCGACGTTTTCAAATCAGCAGCATGCTCTGGTTGGCGGCCTTTTGCGTTGTCTTTTTTGATTTCTACACCGGCGTTCACGCCGGCGAACACCCTGATCCCGCGGGCCGCGTCTGGCGCATCTGCGTTGCAATTTATGCGCTGGTGTTGATTGAATGGATGCGCAGCCTGCCGCAGCAAGCCTCGCATCCCTTGCTCAAGCGTCTGTCACGCTCCAGCTTTCTGGTCTACCTGTTTCACCCCTTCATCATTCTGGCGCTGCAGGATCTGGAATACAAAATCCAGATTCCGCTCGTACTGGGCCTGTCCTGGGGTGCAGGACTGGCGCTGAACTGGCTGGCCTCGCTCCATCCTCTGTCTGGCGCGCTGTTTGGCGAAGGCGACCGACAGCTGGCGCCGGCCTCCACAATGTCGCCAGCCATTCGAAAGATTGGCGGTTAG
- the typA gene encoding translational GTPase TypA: MQIRNVAIIAHVDHGKTTLVDGLLSQTESIKEKERTERVMDSMDLERERGITIKAKNASLFFKETKINIIDTPGHADFGGEVERVLSMADCSLLLVDAFDGPMPQTRFVLDKSLRLGHRPILVVNKIDRDGANADLAVEKVFDLFDDLGATAEQHDFPVIYCSARLGFASRDLARCGKEDRDLSPLLDLILEHVPPVDLDPGEPLQFQVMNLDYDDYVGRLGIGRIFRGAIRSGMNVTRMSGGKNETFRVSKLYGYNGIRRAETQEAIVGDIVAVAGAEDLSIGDTICDPQKLEARAPIVVDEPTVSMYFLVNDSPFAGREGQFVTTRQLRDRLYRETLTNVALRVKDDPERPDRFQVQGRGDLHLSVLVETMRREGYELQVSRPEVILKRQDGKTLEPFEIVVIDLPEDYSGIVINELNRRRGDMQGMDTSVHGTVRLEYHAPTRAMIGFRNFLISESRGTAAMTSRFLKYADYAGEIPGRKNGALISMENGSAVPYALWGIQERGTLFVEPGELIYPGMVIGECARDSDMEVNPCKEKKLTNVRASGSDEAVRLTPPRKMGLEKSIEFIDDDELVEVTPQSIRIRKKFLDATERKRQSRKKLVESVS, encoded by the coding sequence ATGCAAATCCGCAACGTTGCCATCATTGCCCACGTCGACCACGGCAAGACCACCCTGGTCGACGGCCTGCTCTCCCAAACCGAATCGATCAAGGAAAAGGAGCGCACGGAGCGCGTCATGGATAGCATGGATCTCGAACGCGAACGCGGGATCACCATCAAGGCCAAGAACGCATCGCTCTTCTTCAAGGAAACGAAGATCAATATTATCGATACCCCCGGCCACGCCGACTTTGGCGGCGAGGTGGAACGCGTTCTTTCCATGGCCGATTGCTCGTTGCTGCTGGTCGACGCCTTCGATGGGCCGATGCCACAAACGCGCTTCGTGCTGGACAAGAGCCTGCGTCTGGGGCACCGCCCGATTCTGGTGGTCAACAAAATCGATCGCGACGGCGCCAATGCGGATCTGGCCGTAGAAAAGGTCTTTGATCTGTTTGACGATCTGGGCGCCACGGCCGAGCAGCATGACTTTCCGGTGATCTATTGTTCTGCACGCCTGGGCTTTGCTTCGCGCGACCTGGCGCGCTGCGGCAAGGAAGATCGCGACCTGTCGCCGCTGCTTGATCTCATTCTTGAGCATGTTCCGCCAGTTGATCTGGATCCTGGCGAGCCCTTGCAGTTTCAGGTGATGAATCTGGACTATGACGACTACGTCGGTCGCCTGGGAATCGGCCGTATCTTCCGCGGCGCCATTCGCTCCGGCATGAACGTCACTCGGATGAGCGGCGGCAAGAATGAGACCTTTCGTGTATCTAAACTGTACGGCTACAATGGAATTCGGCGCGCCGAGACGCAAGAGGCGATCGTCGGCGATATTGTCGCGGTGGCTGGCGCAGAAGATTTGAGCATCGGCGATACCATCTGTGATCCGCAGAAGCTGGAGGCGCGCGCGCCTATCGTGGTCGACGAGCCCACTGTCTCCATGTATTTCCTGGTGAACGATTCGCCCTTTGCCGGACGCGAAGGGCAATTTGTAACCACCCGTCAGTTGCGCGATCGACTGTATCGCGAAACGCTGACCAATGTCGCTTTGCGCGTAAAGGATGATCCGGAGCGACCCGACCGCTTTCAGGTGCAGGGCCGCGGCGATTTGCATCTGTCGGTGCTGGTGGAAACAATGCGCCGCGAGGGCTATGAGCTGCAGGTTTCGCGCCCGGAGGTCATCCTCAAACGTCAGGATGGCAAGACCCTGGAGCCCTTCGAGATTGTGGTGATCGACCTGCCCGAGGACTACAGCGGAATTGTGATCAATGAACTGAATCGTCGTCGCGGCGATATGCAGGGCATGGACACATCGGTGCACGGTACGGTGCGTCTTGAGTACCACGCGCCGACGCGCGCCATGATTGGCTTTCGCAACTTTCTGATCAGCGAAAGCCGAGGCACAGCGGCGATGACCTCGCGCTTCTTGAAATACGCCGACTACGCCGGCGAGATTCCGGGGCGCAAGAATGGCGCCTTGATCTCTATGGAAAACGGATCGGCCGTCCCCTACGCACTGTGGGGCATTCAGGAGCGTGGAACGCTGTTCGTGGAGCCCGGGGAATTGATCTATCCAGGAATGGTGATCGGCGAGTGCGCACGCGACAGCGATATGGAAGTGAATCCCTGCAAAGAAAAGAAGCTGACCAATGTGCGCGCTTCGGGTTCTGATGAGGCAGTGCGCCTGACTCCGCCGCGCAAGATGGGATTGGAGAAGTCCATTGAATTCATCGACGACGATGAACTGGTGGAAGTGACGCCGCAGTCGATTCGCATCCGTAAGAAGTTCCTGGATGCCACCGAACGCAAACGACAGTCCCGTAAGAAGCTCGTCGAAAGCGTATCCTGA